In the genome of Brachypodium distachyon strain Bd21 chromosome 3, Brachypodium_distachyon_v3.0, whole genome shotgun sequence, the window TTTGTAAGTACACGTTTCGAAGGAAACAAAGTTGTGCTAGAACAGAGAATATGCTTCCCCTATAATGTAATCTACTAGTAGTTAAGCTTCTGTATCCATAGTTCCACTTTCGCACCACCAGGCAACTTGATTTTTAATTCTTCTGATTCACGCAAAAGTATACTTCAAAACTATCATGAACAGCTGAGAGAGGTAGAGCGATGGGTGTGTTGGGGGGCATATGCGACACAGCGACAGGCCGTGTGGTTTGAAAACAAATAGACTTCTAGGAGAAATGGAGGAGAGGGAGCTGACATGAACTCACTATTTTTGCGAATTTCTGAGCTGATTTTCTGGGGTATCTATAGTGTACCTACTTAATCTTTGTTTTCTGCCAAAAATATTGGGTGTACATCTGTACACCACCAGTCTGGGTTTGCTCCTGGGGCTTGTCATGCTTCCAGTTTTATGTAttgttttggaaaaaaaaatcagtaagCTTTCTCATTTAGTGCTGTAGAACTTGTATATTCAGtcaaatgtctcaagtttgtcctACATTTGCAGTTACGATGACACTGGATTCAAGATTAACAATGTAAAGTATGAAGGGAGCTTGCTgatagtagaaaacaagataATGACCTGGACACCCAAAACATTTGCAGAGATAACTGCTGAAAGGTTTGGTTTACACTTCccccatcttctttgtcttgaGCGATGGCTTAATAAAGGACCATGTGATGCTTGTTTTTTTGCACTTCTGCCATTGAATCTATTCCTGTGTATCTATTCTTTACTGACAATTTATCTTTCCTTCGATGTGCAGTTTATCGATCTTCAAAGTTGTGCATCCAATCCCAGGTATCTTTACCAGTACACTACAGTTATTCATGGCATTTCCTCATGCTAATGTCATCGTTTGAAATGGCACAAGggtgcaattttcacatttaCATTTGTTAGGTTGAAATGAATAATGTTTGTGTGTGATGTTGCTGTCTGATTCATAGTTCTGTGATGGGGCTCCACATGTTTCTCTGGTTTCTGTCCaagtacataaaaaaaaacttcctcCGACGGGTGGACAGTCCTGTTATTCATATTTCTGGATCAAACAAATCTTGTTTGGTTCATAACATCCTACATACTGTGCTTCTCCAGAGATTCTAATTCTTGGTTGCGGGAGTCAAGTCCAGCCGGTCAGTCCTGAGCTGCGCAAGTTCATTCGGTCAACTGGGATGAAACTGGAAGCCATTGATTCGGTAGAGATCAAATTCATTTTCCCATCTGTTCCATATACAATCTCTTGTTGAAAACCTCAATCTGGAACAGAACTTGAGTACCTAAGATGCAAAGTATTTAGCTCTGCATGTGTACCTAATACctcattttcttttcccaGAGGAATGCGGCTTCAACTTATAACATTCTGAACGAAGAGGGGAGGCCAGTTGCGGCCGCAGTTCTTCCATTTGGAGTCACCTCTTGAAACATGAGCAGAAACGTTGAGTCTTCCCCTTGGAGTCAATAGAGCTGACATGAGAACTCGCCTGTATCGGTATCCGAACATGTAACAATGACAAGTGTCGTTGTCCactcctctttttttcttttctttttccctttggAATGATCACTTTTCTTGTAATTGCAGTAGAGAAAAAACACAAGTTCCTAGCGTGCCTCAAAATAAGGAGGGTCGTGTTTTGTATTGGTCGTCGGGCGTTTGTTCTTGGGTCATGTTGGTCCTCGGATTCATCCGTCATGTTGTGCAGCCTTCCTCTGTTTCGTCTCTAGTCAAACAAAACACAACGAGTCAGTTCTTAATTGCACGGTGCTTTCTCTCAGTCTGATGTCTCCTAGTGCGCATTGTAAAATCGTCCACGTGATGAGAAAATAAGACATACTCCTACCATCTTCggtgttttctttttattccTTTGGCTTCCGTTTCAACATAATTTATCTTCTCTTCTGACTACTCGATGCTACTTATAACTTAGAACGTACTCCTACAAGAAAATTGCTTTGCTCCAATCATCTGCAGCAGTTGATTGATGGTGTAGAGAAAAGAATCTGCTCTCATGTGATCTCCGGAACTTTGGGGAACCATGTACGCCTAGGCGAAGGCCTGGAGCGGCAGATGCACACATACTTGAACATGATACAGCAGTAGAGCCACGAGGATTCCTTTTCGGCATCGTTTTCTCCATCTGGGTGGCCTCGACGCAAACGTTTACCTGCATCGTGTACTATTTTATTTCCCTATGCACGACGACGATCTCCAGCCAGTTTGTTCTCGTCTGCTGCTATCTGCATCGCCTGTCGGGCGCATTGCTATCTCCGCAGCGGACTCACACAAACCGCACAGCACGGCACAGCAGGATCCACTCGTATCGGCATCCCTACGTCGCGGCATATTCCTCTCCGCCCACGCGGCCATCTTCCTCCGTACTGACAAGCGACCTCTAACTAAGTTCGACGtcacccttcttcctctcctctggTCGACCATGCTGAACGGCCGTGGATTTCCCGTACGCCAGATTCACTGGTTAGCATTTTGTAACTGTGGTATACGGGTAGTATTTTCCACGTCGTGGTAAAGCAtgtgcctctctttttttctctgcGATTGCATACACGTGGGAACGGCGCAGACGGACACATTAATACCACCATGGCATGGCAGATGTCGTCGACGAGACGCTGGCTGCGTATGAAACAGCAATAAGCCGGGTTCTGTTCGTTGGGTTTCTGTTTCAGCTTTTGCTACTTCTAACTTTGTAAAATACATTTTTTCCGTTTACATATGAAGCTGAGAAACACGTCCGAAGGTGCTTTCTGCAGCTTCTGAAAGGAAACATCTCCCGACGTGCTTTTCAGTTTTATGTGTAAACGGAAGAAGTGATTTTTAGAAAactaaaagcaccaaaaatTGAATAGAAGGCCAGACAGACGGAAAACATGCTAGTTGAGCTTTAGGTTTTGGTATCTCGTAGACCGAAGCATGTACAATAACtttagtacggagtattacTGAAATTTTGAGATAGTAGGCTCGGTTGTCGCAGCATGTGCCTTTTAATTGCAGTCAGGAAAACAGGTCCAAGTCAGCGGATGTATCTGGGTCGTgccaggcaggcaggcaggcaggcaggggGAGGCTCCGCTTCTCTTGGGCGGGCGGGCGTGGGAACCGAGGCTCGCGCGAGGGGGGGCGCATCGTGTggaccgcgccgcccgggcCCGCCCCCCGCCGTATAAAGGCCCGGCCCAAGGATGGTCGACCTCCCCGCACCCTCCATTACgaagaaaacagaagaagaaacccTCGCGGCCGCTCGAATcgccctctctccctctctcctccaCAAGCGCTCTTCCTGTCCTGTCTCTAGCGCGAACCGCgggcggctcctcctccaacaacaacaatggcggctgcggcggcggagatggcgGTGGGATTCATGGCGACGAccacgcgcgcggcggcggcagcggccaggCCGGCCTCGGCGGCCGCGCCCCCGCAGCCCAGGAGGGCTGTCGCGGCGCGGGTGCTGCGGACCTCCGCCTCGGAGACGGTGGCCGCGGATCTCGCCACCGTCGGGGCCAACGGCGCCCTCTCCGCCCTGGTAAGACTCCCTGTCGATCCCTCCCTGCACGCACGCTCAGCAGAGTGACCATGCTCTCGGCTCCCCTGCTTCCCTCACCCCTGCGCGCTCGTTCTGCCTGGAGATTGACTTTTTCTCCGGCTCTCGGTGGTACGATGCGGGCCGTCCGCTCCTTAGAGCCGGTGCCGAATTCGTCGCTTCGAGCTTGCGCAGCTCTCGGCTGTTCTGATCCCGAGCACCGCGCTAGATTCGCCGTGTCGCGTTTTGCTTGGATTTGCTCGGTTGGGCTTGTAGAGTACTGTCGTCGAGTCCtcctccttgccctggtgatTAATTCGAGCGCCACGTTTGGGGCTCCGGCCGCTGTGATCTGCTCCAGCTTGCTGTAGCCTCGTCGTGTTGACATTTTGATCCGCTCATTTCCGCCGCATTATGTTCTGAGGACCGCATGTCCTTTTTACCCTGATTTGATTACACAGCAAGCGTAAACCAGCAGTTCAAACTGGAAAAATGGTTGCCTTATTGTGCAGAAAGCGTGTGTGTTTTTCCTACTTGGTTACTCCCAACATGGAAAACTGAATGGGAGATTTAGCTTTTCAAATGGTTCGTTCGTCAGTGACAGATTTATCTTTTTCATAATGCAGAGCAATAGTGAAGTTACTGCTGACGCCACCTCACAAAATGCTGTTAGGAGGAAGACAAAGATAGTTTGCACCATAGGCCCCTCGACCAAC includes:
- the LOC100831656 gene encoding NADH dehydrogenase [ubiquinone] 1 alpha subcomplex assembly factor 3 encodes the protein MAAAARGQKALATLVKSLRSEPISNANAPRLRHLPSLRRTFSLYDQINLIDSVPEDQLRFQSYDDTGFKINNVKYEGSLLIVENKIMTWTPKTFAEITAESLSIFKVVHPIPEILILGCGSQVQPVSPELRKFIRSTGMKLEAIDSRNAASTYNILNEEGRPVAAAVLPFGVTS